From one Streptomyces sp. Q6 genomic stretch:
- a CDS encoding GNAT family N-acetyltransferase: MKITTHRPEELSKALLGAWHETMEGSPDYQNPFLSPEFAIGVGQHRGGAQVAVLREGSEPVGFFPYERGPLGVGRAIGLGLSDCQALVHRPGVTWDTGALLRACGLAVFEFDHLVEEQKPFSRYVTGTFASPVLDLKDGGHDSYEEWLRASYPGQAKTMLKKERRLTRNVGEMRFVYDERDPQVLRRLMRWKSAQYRRTGRMDRFARPWIVDLTEHLFRTREDHLTGVLSVVYAGDRPVAAHFGPTSRTVFAAWFTAYDPEFGYYSPGLMMHLRMAEAAGRHGIRVMDWGRGEKEYKDWLKTRELRVAEGFASRPHPMAAAHRLWRRPVRGLRNTVLAHPELRDRADRLLKTVGALRG, from the coding sequence GTGAAGATCACGACCCATAGACCCGAGGAGCTGAGCAAGGCGCTCCTCGGGGCGTGGCACGAGACCATGGAAGGGTCGCCTGACTACCAGAACCCCTTCCTGTCACCGGAGTTCGCGATCGGGGTCGGCCAACACCGGGGCGGCGCGCAGGTGGCGGTGCTGCGCGAGGGGAGCGAACCGGTCGGCTTCTTCCCGTACGAGCGGGGCCCGTTGGGGGTGGGCCGGGCCATCGGCCTGGGCCTGTCCGACTGCCAGGCGCTGGTGCACCGGCCCGGCGTCACCTGGGACACCGGGGCGCTGCTGCGGGCGTGCGGCCTCGCGGTCTTCGAGTTCGACCACCTGGTCGAGGAGCAGAAGCCGTTCAGCCGTTATGTCACGGGGACGTTCGCCTCGCCGGTCCTCGATCTGAAGGACGGCGGCCATGACTCGTACGAGGAGTGGCTGCGGGCGTCGTACCCCGGCCAGGCCAAGACGATGCTGAAGAAGGAGCGGCGCCTGACCCGCAACGTGGGGGAGATGCGCTTCGTCTACGACGAGCGCGACCCCCAGGTGCTGCGCCGGCTCATGCGCTGGAAGTCGGCCCAGTACCGGCGCACGGGCCGGATGGACCGCTTCGCCCGCCCGTGGATCGTCGACCTGACCGAGCACCTCTTCCGGACCCGCGAGGACCACCTCACCGGTGTCCTCTCGGTCGTCTACGCGGGCGACCGCCCGGTGGCGGCCCACTTCGGGCCGACGTCCCGCACGGTCTTCGCGGCCTGGTTCACGGCGTACGACCCGGAGTTCGGCTACTACTCGCCGGGCCTGATGATGCATCTGCGGATGGCCGAGGCGGCGGGCCGGCACGGGATCAGGGTGATGGACTGGGGCCGCGGCGAGAAGGAGTACAAGGACTGGCTGAAGACCCGCGAACTGCGCGTGGCGGAGGGCTTCGCGTCCCGCCCCCACCCGATGGCGGCGGCCCACCGCCTGTGGCGCCGCCCGGTCCGGGGCCTGCGCAACACGGTCCTGGCCCACCCGGAACTGCGCGACCGTGCGGACCGCCTGCTGAAGACGGTGGGGGCGCTGCGCGGGTGA
- a CDS encoding helix-turn-helix transcriptional regulator has product MDRDWVRLGNAFRTDRERQSLKQKDVAAALGAALTSIQDIERGHKYTKPTRTIRAYATLLGWSPDSVDSVLAGGDVSRAAAAPAPADERPADTDIDGRRLPLRIVHELGDEGELLDTAVLKVGDKGRAIIVVKGDPGVTADELIEELRAWQRSRARLESGDDTGTSESSGGS; this is encoded by the coding sequence ATGGACCGTGACTGGGTACGCCTCGGCAACGCCTTCCGCACCGACCGGGAGCGCCAGAGCTTGAAGCAGAAGGATGTCGCCGCCGCCCTGGGCGCCGCTCTGACCTCGATCCAGGACATCGAGCGCGGGCACAAGTACACGAAGCCGACGCGGACCATCCGCGCGTACGCAACCTTGCTGGGCTGGTCACCAGATTCGGTGGACTCCGTCCTCGCCGGTGGAGACGTCAGCCGCGCAGCGGCAGCACCCGCCCCGGCCGACGAGAGGCCGGCCGACACCGACATCGACGGACGGCGCCTGCCGCTCCGAATCGTTCACGAGCTTGGCGACGAGGGAGAGCTGCTCGACACGGCCGTGCTCAAGGTCGGCGACAAGGGCAGAGCAATCATCGTCGTGAAGGGTGATCCCGGGGTGACGGCGGACGAGCTGATCGAGGAACTCCGGGCCTGGCAGCGGTCGCGCGCGCGACTCGAATCTGGGGACGACACCGGTACTTCCGAGAGCTCTGGTGGCTCATAA
- a CDS encoding HNH endonuclease signature motif containing protein yields the protein MISTETRRGYLLADSPWPTAGRNTVRKDLKALAADGFLHGCDRSGRRTYLVDRFWAKVQIGTADECWPWTAAVNPKTRYGQFRVGATIRGAHTIAVVYRHGPVPVGHVVDHLCRTRTCVNPHHLDVVTIAENTRRGMAPTAVAARENRCTNGHEFTPENTIAKGDGHRRCRQCFNASQRARYAAKAVAA from the coding sequence ATGATCAGCACCGAGACCAGGCGCGGCTACCTGCTCGCCGACTCGCCGTGGCCGACGGCCGGCCGGAACACCGTCCGCAAGGACTTGAAGGCGCTCGCCGCCGACGGGTTCCTGCACGGGTGCGACCGCAGCGGCCGCCGTACGTACCTCGTCGACCGGTTCTGGGCCAAGGTCCAGATCGGCACGGCCGACGAGTGCTGGCCGTGGACCGCAGCCGTCAACCCCAAGACCAGGTACGGGCAGTTCCGCGTCGGCGCCACGATCCGCGGAGCGCACACCATCGCTGTCGTGTACCGGCACGGGCCCGTCCCCGTCGGGCACGTCGTCGACCACTTGTGCCGCACCCGGACGTGCGTCAACCCGCACCACCTCGACGTCGTGACGATCGCCGAGAACACACGTCGCGGCATGGCGCCCACGGCTGTTGCCGCCCGCGAGAACCGGTGCACGAACGGCCACGAGTTCACGCCCGAGAACACGATCGCCAAGGGCGACGGACACCGGCGCTGCCGCCAGTGCTTCAACGCCTCGCAGCGCGCCCGGTACGCGGCGAAGGCGGTGGCGGCGTAG